Proteins from a genomic interval of Polaribacter sp. Q13:
- a CDS encoding response regulator encodes MKKILLIEDSKDVRENTAEILELENYEVSTAENGKIGVEKALKIHPDLIICDIMMPELDGYGVFKQLQSNLKTASIPFIFLTAKSEKSDLRKGMNLGADDYLIKPFEEAELLDAIACRINKNDFLKKEYSKNMQGMNQFLNEASDYLNLEALSKDRSLQSYKIKERIYDEGNAAHQLFYIESGTVKTYRTTESGKEFVIGVYGAGNFIGQLSLLGDTGTYIETASVLEDAEVCGIPKADFVNLIHGNRDVSNKFIGMISNNLIHLQEQLVDMAFATVRQKTAKALLELDTKGLMKDKQHAGISIPRDDFAGLIGAATETAIRMLTEFKNEGLIAIETNRKLILINKEGLKKIAEFG; translated from the coding sequence ATGAAAAAAATACTATTAATTGAAGACAGTAAAGATGTTAGAGAAAATACAGCCGAAATTCTTGAATTAGAAAACTATGAGGTATCCACTGCCGAAAATGGTAAAATAGGTGTTGAAAAAGCACTTAAAATACATCCAGATTTAATTATTTGCGATATTATGATGCCAGAATTAGATGGTTATGGTGTTTTTAAGCAATTACAAAGTAACCTAAAAACAGCTAGTATTCCATTTATATTTTTAACAGCAAAATCAGAAAAATCAGATTTAAGAAAAGGAATGAATCTTGGTGCAGATGATTATTTAATTAAACCATTTGAAGAAGCAGAATTACTTGACGCCATAGCCTGTAGAATCAACAAAAATGATTTTTTAAAGAAAGAGTATTCTAAAAATATGCAAGGTATGAATCAATTTTTAAATGAAGCTTCAGATTATTTAAATCTAGAAGCTTTATCTAAAGATCGTAGCCTACAAAGTTATAAAATCAAAGAGCGAATTTATGATGAAGGCAATGCTGCGCATCAGTTGTTTTATATAGAAAGTGGTACTGTAAAAACATACAGAACTACAGAATCTGGTAAGGAGTTTGTAATAGGAGTGTATGGTGCTGGCAATTTTATTGGCCAATTATCTTTACTAGGAGATACCGGAACTTATATAGAAACAGCCAGTGTTTTAGAAGATGCTGAGGTTTGCGGCATCCCAAAAGCAGATTTTGTAAATCTAATACATGGTAATAGAGACGTTTCTAATAAATTTATTGGAATGATCTCTAATAATTTAATTCACCTACAAGAGCAGTTAGTGGATATGGCATTTGCTACTGTACGTCAAAAAACGGCCAAAGCATTATTAGAACTAGATACTAAAGGTTTAATGAAAGATAAGCAACATGCCGGAATAAGTATTCCGAGAGATGATTTTGCAGGCTTAATAGGTGCAGCCACAGAAACAGCAATTAGAATGTTAACCGAGTTTAAAAACGAAGGTTTAATTGCTATAGAAACCAATAGAAAACTCATTTTGATAAATAAAGAAGGTTTAAAGAAAATTGCAGAGTTTGGGTAA
- a CDS encoding YtxH domain-containing protein, which yields MYAPDKGAKTRKKIKQKAENLEHDIAERVSHAKEELTKTVNHKKEEFDQKLDDAISDMSGKADDIITALENKLEELKRKNAHLQKN from the coding sequence TTGTACGCACCAGATAAAGGTGCAAAAACTAGAAAAAAGATTAAACAAAAAGCAGAGAATCTTGAGCACGACATTGCAGAACGTGTTTCTCATGCTAAAGAAGAACTTACAAAAACCGTAAATCATAAAAAAGAAGAATTTGATCAAAAATTAGATGATGCAATTTCTGATATGAGCGGTAAGGCAGATGATATTATTACGGCTTTAGAAAATAAGTTAGAAGAACTTAAACGTAAAAATGCGCACCTTCAAAAAAACTAA